GTTATACCACTATCCGCAGATACTTCATGTTCTCACTCACCTGGGATTTTAATAAAGTTGGAGGCGGCGCACCTAAAAAATAAACCTTGTTATGAAAAAGATATTAACCCTTACAACCCTACTTATATTAACTGCCAACCTGCTGATGGCGCAGGCCAACAAGCATTTTACCTTTCATGGTGTTATTGAATACGACAAAACATCAAATGTATGGGCAATGCTGCAAAAAGCTATTAATAAAGACAATGAAACCTGGTACCAGCCCAGGTACGAACAATACAAAAAAAACAAGCCTCAGTTTAAAGTACTAAAAAGTACCCTGAAATTTGGCAACAACCAAACCTTGTTTACACCTATTGAGCCGGAAACACCAACGGCCGGTTATTGGAGCGAGCCGATGATGGTATCACAAAACAGTACTATATTTTCTGATTTCAACACCGGAATGAGCACCAGCCAAAAAAGTGTATTTGAAGAAACCTTTTTAGTAAAAGATACTACCCGCCGCATTAAATGGAAGCTTACCGGCGAAACCCGCGAAATTGCAGGCTATCCGTGTCGCCGGGCCAACGGACTGATCCTCGATTCGATTTACGTAGTAGCATTTTATACCGAGGAAATCCCTGTTTCGGGCGGTCCCGAATCATTTAATGGCTTGCCGGGGATGATATTGGGGGTAGCCCTCCCACACGAAAACGTAACCTGGTTTGCCACCAAAGTTAGCGAACTACCTATCGACGAAAAATCGCTAACAGCACCTAAAAAAGGTAAAGCAGCCACCAATAAAAGCTTCATGACCGTTTTACAAAACGCAATGAAAGATTGGGGTACCGAGGGGAAGGAGTATTTGAAAGGATTTTCGTTATGACGACCTTTTAAATTATATTGTAGTATAAAGACCAAGTCCCCGATTTGTTTGCAAATCGGGGACTTGGTCTTTTATATGGCTGTTTTTTGATTTTCTATCCTTGCCGTTGTTGGCTTGGTCATCAACAGCTATACGCGATACCTGCGCGTGGCTTAATACTATATAAGAGCATAGCGGCACGAAATGATGTTGGTGACAACACCATAGCCGTTAACATAAGCGAATATTTTAGCCTAATCGCGTTTAAAATCCCCTCTTGAGAGGGGGCGCGATGGGAAAGAGTGGGAGCAGGGGTGTGTTATACAAGCGATAAGCCGCATGCAGAATAATACACCCCCTCCACCCCTCTCAAGAGGGGAATCGCAAATTCCCCTGCTTTTTAACGATTTAACCCTTAAGTTAACGGCTATGGTGACAACACCAACAACGGCGGGGATGCTTCCATCAAAAAGCTTTGCGTCTTAGCCTCTTTGCGTGCTTAAAATCTCAAACTATGCAAACCTAAAAACTTTGCGTCTCCGCGTTTTTGCGTGCTCAAAATTTTAAACAATTCACCTTTGCGCACTTAAAAACTAAGCATTAGCCAAAGCCCTATCCAAATGCACATACCCGCCATCAACATAAATTAACTGCCCTGTAGTATGGCTTGATACCGGCGACAGTAAAAACGCCACAGTATTGGCAATCTCTTCGGCAGTAGTCATCCTGTTTTCGAGCGGAATTTTCGATTCAATTTCCTTCAGTTTAGCTTCAGGATCAGGCAGGGTTTTAATCCAGTTGGCATAAAGCGGGGTCCAGCATTCGGCCACTACCAGGGCATTTACCCGGATACCGTATTTTAACAGTTCAACAGCCCACTCACGCGTAAGCGCATTACGGCCTCCGTTTGATGCCGCATAGCCTGATGTATTTCCCTGGCCGGTATCGGCAGTTTTTGAGGTGATATTAAGGATGGCCCCTTTTGATTTTTTAAGTTCGGGCAGGGCATAATGCGCCATCAGGTAATAATGCACTACGTTTTTATGCAGCGATGCGATAAAGCCCTTGTAATCGCCGCTTTCAAGGCCGACGCCATCGTTTACGCCGGCGTTGTTTACCAGGCCGTCAATGCGGCCGTATTTGGCCACTACCTCGTTAATGGCGTTCTCGCTGGCTTTGGGATCAGTTAATTCGGCAACTACCTGGTGCGCTTCGCCGCCTATAGATTCAATTTCCTGCACGGTTTTCAGGTTGTCCGCTTCGTTACGGCCCACAATTACGGGTATGGCACCTTCTGATGCCAAAACCTTTGCTATACCCTCGCCTATGCCCTTTGCACCGCCGGTAACTATGATTACCTTATCTGTAAGTTGTAAATTCATTTTTATTTATAATAGATAGATCAATATTAATGCGAGCCTGATATGGCCAGCTTTTTAACTTTATAATTGTTAATAGCAAAAAGTAATATCCCGAAAAAGCAAAAGCCCGGTACAACGTAGGCCCACTGAATGCTGTGTGTAGCATCAGATACCCGACCCATGATTACAGGGAATATAGCACCACCAACAATACCCATAATTACCAGCGATGAACCTAATTTGGTTTTAGCGCCCAAACCGCGGATACTTAATGAAAATATGGTAGGGAACATGATAGACATGAAGAACCAGGTACACATCAACGCGTAAACGGCAATTTCACCATGCAATGTTACCGCAAGGGCTATCAGGAAGATATTGATAACGGCATAGGTTATCAGCAATTTAACCGGGTTAAAGTAGCGCATCAGCAAAGTGCCTATAAATCTACCCGCCATAAAACCTGCAGAGGCAATGGTGAGGTAGTAAGAAGCAGGCTTTTCGGCAAACCCGGCAACTTTTTCTGAATAACGGATAAAGAAACTGCTTACACCGGCTTGTGCCCCAACGTACAAAAACTCGGCAAAGATACCCGCCCTCAGGCTTTTTATTGTCAACAGCTCGGCTATACGGGTACCCAGCGGCCTGTGATCATTCATAGCGTCTTCGCTGGTTTCTTCAACAATTGGCGGGAAGTGTGTACGGTAAATTAAGAAAGCCACTACAAGCACCACGGCACCTATTACTAAAAACGGAATTTGTACCGATGAAGCCTCATGATTAAGATATTCATTTAACTGTTCGGGCGACATTTTGCTCGATTCGGCATCGGTTAATACTTTTCCTGAAAGAATATAATTTCCACCGATAAGGGGTGCAAGCGTAGCCGCAAGGCCGTTAAATGATTGGGAGAAATTGATACGGCGCTCGGCACCTGCAGGGTCGCCCAATACGGTGATATAAGGATTGGCAGCTGTTTCAAGGAAAGCTGCGCCCGAAAAAACGATGAACAGCGCCGTTAAAAAGAAGGCATAGTTGCGAACTGCCGCCGCCGGGAAAAACAGGAACGCGCCTATAGCAAAAAGTATCAAGCCTAAAATAATCCCCCCTTTATAGCCATATTTTTTCATGAACTGCGCGGCGGGAATAGGCAGAATAAAATAGGCGATATAGGACGCCGAGTCGATAAGCGATGATTGCAAATCATTTAACTGGCAGGCTTTTTTAAGGTGCGGAATTAATATCGGGTTAAGATTAAGTGCAAATCCCCAGATAAAAAACAGGGAGGTAATTAATGCTACTGCAAATAGCGTGTTGTTTTTTGACATTAGTATTTATTGGTTGGTTGTATTACTTATTCGTTTTTGTTTAGTGATTATGCTTTTTATTAATAGCCACGGTATTTATCATTGTACCTATATGGTCGATGCTGATCTGCACCACGTCGCCAACCTGCAAAGCAAAGGAAGGTGGCGGAACGAGGCAAGTCCCGGTCATTAAAAAGCATCCGTAAGGAAAATCGCATTCGCTGTATAAATACCCGGTGAGTTCGATAAACGAGCGTTTAATGCGCGATACAGTAGTTTCATCCTCAAAAATCAATTCACCGTTACGCTTTATCTTCATGCCGATCGCCGTTTCGGCCGAAATAGGCGACGAGGTAACATACAGGCATGGCCCCAGCGCAGCGCTTTTTTCGTACACCTTAGCCTGGGGCAGATACAAAGCATTTTCGCCTTCGATGCTGCGCGAACTCATATCGTTGCCAATAGTATATCCCTGGATCCTGCCATTGCTGTTTATAAACAAGGTTAGCTCGGGTTCGGGAACATTCCAATCCGAATCTTTACGGATATAAACTTCGCCGTTGTGGCCCGATACACGATGAGCAAGCGATTTAAAAAATAACTCGGGCCGGGGTGCATCATAAACCTTATCATACAAACTTGCGCCTGTTTCCGATTCTTCCATGCGGGCATCCCGGCTGCGTAAATAGGTTACACCTGCCGCCCATACCTCCTGGTTTCCAATCGGTGGTAGTATTTTTCCGTTCAGGTACTCGGCTTCTACATCAGCTGCCAAAGCGGTAGTATCCGTAGTGATTAATTCGAGGTATGCAGCCAGCTCATCGCGGTTAATCAGTTTATCCCATTCGTCGTCAATAATATACGACGAACCGTTATGCTGCAGTAAGCTGCCTTTGGCTAATTTATATAGTTTCATCAGTTTACTTCCAGTTCGTCGCGTGAAGGTAATTTAGGAAAAGGGCCGTGTTCGCCTGTCTGGTACCAGAAAACGGTAGAAGCAATATCATCCTGCAAAGGCATGTAACGGCCATCATGCCGCCAGCCCAAGGCCTGTATGGTAACTTTCAGGCTTTTTTCAAAACGGATGGGATCAGCAATATGCCAGCGGTACAAACCGAAGCGCTGGGCAATGCCGTAATGTCCGTCGCCACGGATCACTTGTGGCAAGCCGCTGTAGGGGCTGCAAAATTCGGTATATTCTGTACCCGGTTTTTCCTTGCCTTCGGCATCCTTGTGGTGGGTATCAAAATCATACGATCCGCAAAAGTAATCTTCCGTGCCTGTTCCGTTTATTGTGGGGAATTTGGTATCGCCATCCATAAAAAATTTAATCTCGCCCTCGCCCCACCAACCGTTTTTGTTGGAGCCGTAGGCAATATAGGTACCCACATACTGGCCTTTACCTTTAATGCTATCCACCAACACAAAATCTTTTTTATAAGGCAGCGGGTTTACCCTGCGAAACTGCGCATGGAAATAACCGGCATCTTCGGGCACATCCGTCAAGATGTAATCAACCTGGTAATAGAGCACCATATCGGCATCATCAATATTTTCCATGGTGATGCGGCATTTTTTGCGGAAAGGCATCGGCCAGTAACAATTAAAAGCACTGCCCGGGTTAACCGCCACCGCCAGCGATTGTACAGGCGCGTATTTGCCCCATCCCATACAAAAAAAATCGCCTACGGGCACCTCTACCGAAGGGGTGGTTTCATCGTCCCAATAAAAACGGATGATAGAATAACGCCAGTTACCGGTAGGCGTCATCCAGATATGCTGAATAGCACCCGAACCGTTTATTTCGGCAACAGTAAATGTGGTGTGCTTTTTTATAACAACGCTTGGGCTTACCTTCCAGGTTTGCCCCAGATCGCGGGCGGCATTGGCTCCGGTGCCTTCGGTAGCCATGCCACCTTTACCCTTTTCGCCAGTAAAATTTTCGGGACTTATCGACCTTGTTTTGGCATCGGATACCCGGTAAAGATTACCCAACCCCACATCAAGACCATTAAATTTTTGCTGCGCCTTAGCGTACGAAGCAACAATAACAAACAGGCAGATCGTTAAAAAATAATTTTTCACCATAAAATTTATCTTTAAAATCATTTAACGCAATTGGCAATGCGTTCCAGGTTTATTTGTTTATGCTTCCGGCTTCAGTTAAAAAGCCATTCACAATCATATCGATAATTTCCGGCTATCTATACTCCTTAATAAGCATAACATTCGCATATTTTGGCATGTGTAAATGACGGTTGATAAAGCTAATTTAAAATTTATTAAATTGATTATCCTACCTGTAAAAAACAGGATAGATAAATTGCCAAAGGCCTCGCGAATAAGCCAAATAAACCACACTTTTGCGTATGCCGCTTAACCTGATACTCAATAACCTCGAAAAACATATCCACCTTACGCACGAAGAGCAGGATATTTTCACCGCCTACCTTCAGCCTAAAAAAATAAAGCGTAAGCAGTATTTACTTACCTATGGCGAGGTGTGCAAATACTCGGCCTTTGTAACCTCGGGCTGTTTACGAGGATATACCGTTGATAAAAGCGGCATTGAACATGTATTAAGTTTCGCGCCTGCCGATTGGTGGATTGCCGATATGTACAGCCTGATCTCGCAAAAACCCGGAATACAAAATATCGAGGCCTTGGAAGATACCGATATGCTGCTGCTATCCAAAGCTAACCAGGAAAAACTATACCTGCAAATACCTAAGTTTGAGCACTTTTTCAGGATCCTCGCCGAAAACTCATTAGTGGCAAGCCAACAACGATTAATAGATAGCCTGAGCCTCACCGCCGAAGAACGCTATAACAATTTTTGCAAGCGCTATCCAACCCTGATAGATCACCTCCCACAAAAACAAATAGCATCATACATCGGTGTTACCCCCGAATTTTTTAGCAGGATGAAGGGGGAAATGGTGAGGAAGAAGTGAGTGGTTGATTGAGTTGATTAGGTGAGTTGTTGTTTTGCATGGCAATTTGAGTTTAACCAATAACCTAATCAACCATTCTCCCTTTTTTCCAACCATTCACCTAATCAACTCAATCAACTACTCACCAATTTCTTAACCTACATCAAGTGCCGCGCAAGCATGCCGCCTTAAATTTGTATTAACAAAACAATTAAAGGAAAAACATCATGGCACAGACCGTTTTACATAAAGCAAACACCCGCGGACATGCAGACCACGGCTGGTTGCACAGCTACCAATCGTTCAGTTTTGCAGGTTATTACAATCCCGACAGGATGCATTTTGGCGCATTGAGGGTATTGAATGATGATACTGTTGATCCGGGAATGGGTTTCGGCAAGCACCCGCACGATAATATGGAAATTATCTCTATTCCGCTGGAAGGCGATTTGGAGCACAAAGATAGTATGAACAACGTGGCCGTAATAAAAAACGGCGATATCCAGGCCATGAGCGCCGGTACCGGAATTTTTCACAGCGAATATAACTTTGATCGTGCAAGCGAAGTAAAATTTCTACAGATCTGGATTTATCCTAATAAACGTAACGTTGAGCCGCGCTACGATCAGATCTCTTTAAACCTGGAAGACAGACATAATAAATTACAACAGGTATTATCACCTAACCCCGATGACGCGGGCGTATGGATTCACCAGGATGCCTGGTTTCATTTGGGCAAATTTGACAAGGGTGTAAGTACCAAATACACTATTAAAAAAGAAGGTAACGGTGTTTACGCTTTTGTATTAAATGGCGAAGTAGTTATCAATGGCGAAACCTTAAACAGCCGCGATGCTTTAGGCATTTGGGATACTGATAAATTTAACATTGAAGCTGGTACCGATGCCGAATTTTTGCTGATAGACGTACCCATGAAATTTTAAACCGATGGAAAAGATACAGATACTGGTAGTTGGCCGCCATCCTGAAATACTGGCCACTGTAGTACGATTGGTAAACAATAATCCGGACTGGAACGCGACAGGCTGCCTCAGCGATGAGGAAGCCATCGCGGCTTTTGGTGAACAGGATTTTAAAGTGGTATTACTGGGTGGAGGTGTGGATGAATATTCGGAAAACAAGTTGAATAACCATTTTTGCGGACTGAAGCCAGAAATTAAAATAGTTCAGCATTTTGGCGGCGGCAGCGGCTTATTGAGCGCTGAAATTTATGAAG
The sequence above is a segment of the Mucilaginibacter celer genome. Coding sequences within it:
- a CDS encoding fumarylacetoacetate hydrolase family protein, translating into MKLYKLAKGSLLQHNGSSYIIDDEWDKLINRDELAAYLELITTDTTALAADVEAEYLNGKILPPIGNQEVWAAGVTYLRSRDARMEESETGASLYDKVYDAPRPELFFKSLAHRVSGHNGEVYIRKDSDWNVPEPELTLFINSNGRIQGYTIGNDMSSRSIEGENALYLPQAKVYEKSAALGPCLYVTSSPISAETAIGMKIKRNGELIFEDETTVSRIKRSFIELTGYLYSECDFPYGCFLMTGTCLVPPPSFALQVGDVVQISIDHIGTMINTVAINKKHNH
- a CDS encoding SDR family oxidoreductase gives rise to the protein MNLQLTDKVIIVTGGAKGIGEGIAKVLASEGAIPVIVGRNEADNLKTVQEIESIGGEAHQVVAELTDPKASENAINEVVAKYGRIDGLVNNAGVNDGVGLESGDYKGFIASLHKNVVHYYLMAHYALPELKKSKGAILNITSKTADTGQGNTSGYAASNGGRNALTREWAVELLKYGIRVNALVVAECWTPLYANWIKTLPDPEAKLKEIESKIPLENRMTTAEEIANTVAFLLSPVSSHTTGQLIYVDGGYVHLDRALANA
- the fucP gene encoding L-fucose:H+ symporter permease, which gives rise to MSKNNTLFAVALITSLFFIWGFALNLNPILIPHLKKACQLNDLQSSLIDSASYIAYFILPIPAAQFMKKYGYKGGIILGLILFAIGAFLFFPAAAVRNYAFFLTALFIVFSGAAFLETAANPYITVLGDPAGAERRINFSQSFNGLAATLAPLIGGNYILSGKVLTDAESSKMSPEQLNEYLNHEASSVQIPFLVIGAVVLVVAFLIYRTHFPPIVEETSEDAMNDHRPLGTRIAELLTIKSLRAGIFAEFLYVGAQAGVSSFFIRYSEKVAGFAEKPASYYLTIASAGFMAGRFIGTLLMRYFNPVKLLITYAVINIFLIALAVTLHGEIAVYALMCTWFFMSIMFPTIFSLSIRGLGAKTKLGSSLVIMGIVGGAIFPVIMGRVSDATHSIQWAYVVPGFCFFGILLFAINNYKVKKLAISGSH
- a CDS encoding glycoside hydrolase family 172 protein, whose product is MVKNYFLTICLFVIVASYAKAQQKFNGLDVGLGNLYRVSDAKTRSISPENFTGEKGKGGMATEGTGANAARDLGQTWKVSPSVVIKKHTTFTVAEINGSGAIQHIWMTPTGNWRYSIIRFYWDDETTPSVEVPVGDFFCMGWGKYAPVQSLAVAVNPGSAFNCYWPMPFRKKCRITMENIDDADMVLYYQVDYILTDVPEDAGYFHAQFRRVNPLPYKKDFVLVDSIKGKGQYVGTYIAYGSNKNGWWGEGEIKFFMDGDTKFPTINGTGTEDYFCGSYDFDTHHKDAEGKEKPGTEYTEFCSPYSGLPQVIRGDGHYGIAQRFGLYRWHIADPIRFEKSLKVTIQALGWRHDGRYMPLQDDIASTVFWYQTGEHGPFPKLPSRDELEVN
- a CDS encoding GLPGLI family protein, with protein sequence MKKILTLTTLLILTANLLMAQANKHFTFHGVIEYDKTSNVWAMLQKAINKDNETWYQPRYEQYKKNKPQFKVLKSTLKFGNNQTLFTPIEPETPTAGYWSEPMMVSQNSTIFSDFNTGMSTSQKSVFEETFLVKDTTRRIKWKLTGETREIAGYPCRRANGLILDSIYVVAFYTEEIPVSGGPESFNGLPGMILGVALPHENVTWFATKVSELPIDEKSLTAPKKGKAATNKSFMTVLQNAMKDWGTEGKEYLKGFSL
- a CDS encoding Crp/Fnr family transcriptional regulator; this translates as MPLNLILNNLEKHIHLTHEEQDIFTAYLQPKKIKRKQYLLTYGEVCKYSAFVTSGCLRGYTVDKSGIEHVLSFAPADWWIADMYSLISQKPGIQNIEALEDTDMLLLSKANQEKLYLQIPKFEHFFRILAENSLVASQQRLIDSLSLTAEERYNNFCKRYPTLIDHLPQKQIASYIGVTPEFFSRMKGEMVRKK
- a CDS encoding pirin family protein: MAQTVLHKANTRGHADHGWLHSYQSFSFAGYYNPDRMHFGALRVLNDDTVDPGMGFGKHPHDNMEIISIPLEGDLEHKDSMNNVAVIKNGDIQAMSAGTGIFHSEYNFDRASEVKFLQIWIYPNKRNVEPRYDQISLNLEDRHNKLQQVLSPNPDDAGVWIHQDAWFHLGKFDKGVSTKYTIKKEGNGVYAFVLNGEVVINGETLNSRDALGIWDTDKFNIEAGTDAEFLLIDVPMKF